ACACGGTCGACACCACGACCACATCGCGGCGGCTCAGCAGGGAGTTCGTCGTCGAGTGGCGAAGGCGCTCGACCTCCGCGTTGATCGAGGAGTCCTTCTCGATGAAGGTGTCCGTCTGCGGGACGTAGGCCTCGGGCTGGTAGTAGTCGTAGTAGGAGACGAAGTACTCGACGGCGTTGTTCGGCATGAGCTCACGGAACTCGTTGGCGAGCTGAGCGGCGAGGGTCTTGTTGTGCGCCAGCACGAGCGTGGGGCGCTGCACCTGCTCGACGAGCCAGGCCGTGGTCGCGGACTTGCCTGTTCCGGTGGCGCCGAGCAGCACGATGTCGGTCTCGCCCGCGTTGATGCGGGAAGCCAGATCGGCGATCGCCTGCGGCTGATCACCGGCAGGGGCGTACTCGCTGATGACCTCGAAAGGGCGGACACTGCGGGTGGGCTGCATACATCAAGCGTATGCCGCCCCTCCGACATCGGGGCCGGCGGGGTCGGAAGCCTCCGGTGGGCGGCTGTCCTTCAGCGCGCGCGGAGCCGGTCCCAGAGCGCGTCCGTCTGAACCAGGGTGTGCTCGATCGACCCCGAGGTGTCGATCACGACATCGGCGATCGCGAGCCGCCGTTCGTCGGAGACCTGGGCGGCGATCCGGTCGCGCGCGGCCTCGGGGGTCATTCCGCGCAGGCCGACGAGCCTCTCGAGACGGACGTCCTCCGGCGCATGCGCGACGACGATCTCATCCCAGGGGTCATCGACACGAGCCTCCACCAGGAGCGGAACGTCGTACACGACGACAGCCTCCGGGTCGGCGGCGAACGCCGCGTCGAAACGGCGCTGGGACTCTGCCCGCACCGCAGGGTGCACGATGGCGTTCAACTGAGCGAGCCGGTCCGGGTCGGCGAACACGGTCGACCCGAGGGCAGCCCGGTCGAGGGATCCGTCCTCGGCGATGACGGTGTCTCCGAACGTCCGCGCGATCGTGCGGAGCACCTCGGATCCCGGAGCTTGGACCTCGCGCACGATCTGATCCGCGTCGACGACGACCGCGCCGAGCTCGGTGAGCCGGTTCGCGATGGTGGACTTCCCCGACGCGATGCCTCCGGTGAGAGCGATGAGCGGCATCCGACCATCCTGCCACGCTCCGGGCCCGGGGCCGCACGACGCGGAAACGGAACAATCGGGAAAGCTTCGGCCCCTCTTGAGGAAGACTTGACAGTCCCCTGAGGTGTGCTGCGTAACGTCGAAACCATGACGAACACGGATGCC
This genomic stretch from Microbacterium sp. Nx66 harbors:
- the coaE gene encoding dephospho-CoA kinase is translated as MPLIALTGGIASGKSTIANRLTELGAVVVDADQIVREVQAPGSEVLRTIARTFGDTVIAEDGSLDRAALGSTVFADPDRLAQLNAIVHPAVRAESQRRFDAAFAADPEAVVVYDVPLLVEARVDDPWDEIVVAHAPEDVRLERLVGLRGMTPEAARDRIAAQVSDERRLAIADVVIDTSGSIEHTLVQTDALWDRLRAR